From Chryseobacterium salivictor, a single genomic window includes:
- a CDS encoding TonB-dependent receptor, whose protein sequence is MKGFIFLGLLAGPFYFAQNTVQDSLKTKEIESINFLKRLPVTKEIINVEKDLGSKNLGQDLPILLKNQMSVISTSDAGNGIGYTGFRIRGVGGTAINVMLNGVPYNDSESQGTFFVNVGDLTSSASQIVIQRGVGTSSNGVSAFGASVNVITRSPEEQFYVKSDDSYGSFNTYKYSAEVGSGKFWKDRLSLMGRYTTIHSDGYIDRAFSDLNSYNFTALFEEKKTKIRLMAFGGKEKTYQAWNGIDKAIWETNPKLNYSGAIYDADWENIVGFYANETDNYRQNHYQLLWEQNFNNHWNLETTFHYTKGKGYYENYKQDAKFSKYNLPDLTIDNQTIKRTDFIRKKWLDNDFYGGVSTLYGKFENLDLNFGIVGNQYFGKHFGNVTGVYFPEIFEHEYYRNNGTKTEFSGFAKAIVKLNTFELYGDLQVRNINYNTEIIQQGDNEGVGLSKNWLFFNPKMGVNYKINSGKLFFSYAHAHREPNRDDIFANPEIKPEKLHDFEAGLEKSFGAVSFTTNLYYMNYVNQLVLNGQINDIGEFIRVNSGKSYRMGIEVGAWAKLSQQWTISGNFTLSKNENKDFKNETDTGFESLGNTPISFSPDFLGNISVNYSPTSKFALGLQNQYVGSQFLDNTNNENLKLNNYFLTDFNAKYTLNLKRTEVDLKLLVNNIFNKKYVNNGFVYDQNPFYFSQAGTNFLFGMSIKFQ, encoded by the coding sequence ATGAAAGGATTTATTTTTTTAGGACTTCTCGCAGGTCCATTCTACTTTGCACAAAACACCGTGCAGGATTCCCTCAAAACCAAGGAAATTGAAAGCATCAATTTTCTGAAACGACTGCCCGTCACCAAAGAAATCATCAACGTTGAAAAAGATTTAGGTTCAAAAAATCTCGGTCAGGATTTACCGATTTTACTGAAAAACCAAATGTCTGTGATTTCGACTTCCGACGCCGGAAACGGCATTGGTTATACCGGATTTAGAATTCGTGGTGTTGGCGGAACAGCAATCAATGTAATGCTGAACGGCGTTCCGTACAACGATTCGGAATCTCAGGGAACCTTTTTTGTAAATGTTGGAGATTTAACGAGTTCTGCGTCTCAAATCGTGATTCAGCGTGGCGTCGGGACTTCTTCAAATGGGGTTTCTGCTTTTGGGGCGAGCGTCAACGTGATTACCAGAAGTCCCGAAGAACAGTTTTATGTAAAATCTGATGATTCATACGGATCTTTTAATACCTATAAATATTCGGCAGAAGTAGGAAGTGGCAAATTCTGGAAGGACCGATTATCATTAATGGGAAGATATACCACCATTCACTCTGATGGTTATATCGACCGTGCTTTCTCAGATTTAAATTCTTATAATTTCACTGCGCTTTTTGAAGAGAAGAAAACCAAAATCAGACTGATGGCTTTTGGTGGAAAAGAAAAAACCTACCAAGCCTGGAACGGAATCGACAAAGCCATCTGGGAAACCAACCCGAAACTCAATTATTCCGGAGCAATTTATGATGCAGACTGGGAAAATATTGTTGGTTTCTACGCCAACGAAACCGATAATTACCGCCAAAACCATTATCAGTTATTATGGGAGCAAAACTTTAACAATCACTGGAATCTAGAGACGACTTTTCATTATACCAAAGGAAAAGGATATTATGAAAACTACAAACAGGACGCAAAGTTTTCTAAGTATAATTTACCGGACTTAACCATTGATAATCAAACCATTAAAAGAACAGATTTCATCCGTAAAAAATGGCTCGACAATGATTTTTACGGAGGCGTTTCTACCCTTTATGGAAAGTTTGAAAACCTCGACTTAAATTTCGGAATCGTTGGAAACCAATATTTTGGAAAGCATTTCGGAAATGTTACCGGCGTTTATTTTCCAGAAATCTTCGAACATGAATATTATAGAAACAACGGAACAAAAACCGAATTCTCAGGCTTCGCAAAAGCAATCGTGAAATTAAACACGTTCGAACTCTACGGAGATCTGCAGGTGAGAAACATTAATTATAACACTGAAATCATTCAGCAAGGTGATAATGAAGGGGTCGGATTAAGTAAAAACTGGTTATTTTTTAATCCAAAAATGGGCGTGAATTATAAAATCAATTCCGGGAAATTATTCTTTTCTTATGCCCACGCACACCGGGAACCGAACCGTGACGACATTTTCGCCAATCCGGAAATCAAACCTGAAAAACTTCACGATTTCGAAGCAGGTCTGGAGAAATCATTTGGTGCGGTTTCTTTCACCACCAATTTATATTATATGAATTATGTGAATCAATTGGTTTTGAACGGTCAGATTAATGACATCGGCGAATTCATCCGCGTGAATTCAGGGAAAAGTTACCGGATGGGAATCGAGGTCGGCGCTTGGGCAAAACTTTCACAACAGTGGACTATTTCCGGGAATTTCACTTTAAGTAAAAATGAAAACAAAGACTTTAAAAATGAAACTGATACCGGATTTGAAAGTTTAGGAAATACTCCCATTTCTTTTTCACCAGATTTCCTGGGGAATATTTCAGTTAATTATTCACCAACATCAAAATTCGCCTTAGGACTTCAAAACCAATATGTTGGAAGCCAGTTTTTAGACAACACGAACAACGAAAACTTAAAACTGAATAATTATTTTCTAACCGATTTTAATGCGAAATATACTTTAAATCTAAAAAGAACTGAAGTTGATCTCAAATTATTAGTCAACAATATTTTCAATAAGAAATATGTGAATAACGGTTTTGTTTATGATCAGAATCCTTTCTACTTTTCACAAGCGGGAACGAATTTCTTATTCGGCATGAGTATTAAATTTCAATAA
- a CDS encoding acyl-CoA thioesterase — protein MEKTKTASESLTIMTNIVLPNETNSLRNLFGGELLAKMDRCASISAARHCERRVVTASVNHVSFDKPIPEGGIVVLESKVSRAFSTSMEIYVDVWLDDPINQKKVHTNSGIYTFVAVDEFNRPIPIPKMTPETEEEIQRFEAALRRKELSLILSGRMKAADSVELRKLFGS, from the coding sequence ATGGAAAAAACCAAAACAGCATCAGAATCGCTGACCATAATGACCAATATCGTTTTGCCAAATGAAACGAATTCCCTGCGGAATCTTTTCGGCGGCGAACTTTTAGCAAAAATGGACCGGTGTGCGTCCATCTCTGCGGCAAGACACTGCGAAAGACGTGTGGTAACAGCTTCGGTAAATCACGTCTCCTTTGACAAACCCATTCCGGAAGGTGGAATCGTGGTTTTGGAATCGAAAGTTTCCCGTGCTTTTTCAACTTCCATGGAGATTTATGTGGATGTTTGGCTGGATGATCCGATCAATCAGAAGAAAGTTCATACCAATTCCGGAATTTACACTTTTGTCGCGGTAGATGAATTCAACCGCCCTATTCCCATTCCGAAAATGACCCCGGAAACCGAAGAAGAAATTCAAAGATTTGAAGCGGCATTGCGCAGAAAGGAACTTTCCCTCATTCTGTCCGGAAGAATGAAAGCTGCAGATTCTGTGGAACTTCGGAAACTTTTTGGTTCATAA
- a CDS encoding 2-hydroxyacid dehydrogenase, translated as MKILLLDKNHPLITEQLSAKGFLFEEDFTSAYEDVLKKIGHYDGIIIRSRIPIDQNFLEHAKNLKFIARVGAGMENIDVEFAKKSGIQLISSPEGNRDSVAEHVLGMLLILMHRLFISSQEVKNGIWKREENRGDEILGKTVGLIGYGNMGKAVAKRFSGFGCKVIFHDILPDIGDEFATQVSLDTLKKEADILSIHLPITKETHYIIDEKFIAEMAKDFYFINTARGKNVKTNDLVKALKSGKVKGAALDVLEFEKASFENLDTENDDLQFLLQSEKVIVTPHIAGWTVQSKQKLAQVIVDKILAQFSGH; from the coding sequence ATGAAAATCCTGCTCCTCGATAAAAACCATCCTTTAATTACAGAACAGCTTTCTGCAAAAGGATTTTTGTTTGAAGAAGATTTTACATCGGCTTATGAAGATGTTTTAAAAAAAATCGGGCATTACGACGGAATTATTATCCGAAGCAGAATTCCCATTGATCAAAACTTTCTGGAACATGCAAAAAACCTGAAATTCATTGCCAGAGTAGGCGCCGGAATGGAAAACATCGATGTGGAATTTGCGAAGAAATCAGGAATTCAACTGATCAGTTCGCCGGAAGGAAACCGCGATTCGGTTGCGGAACACGTTTTGGGAATGCTTTTGATTTTAATGCACAGATTATTTATTTCTTCTCAGGAAGTAAAGAATGGAATCTGGAAAAGAGAAGAAAACCGCGGCGATGAAATCCTTGGAAAAACAGTCGGCCTTATCGGTTATGGAAACATGGGAAAAGCCGTCGCAAAAAGGTTTTCAGGATTTGGGTGCAAAGTTATTTTCCATGATATTTTACCCGACATCGGCGACGAATTTGCCACGCAGGTTTCCTTAGACACCTTAAAAAAAGAAGCAGATATTCTCAGTATTCACCTTCCGATTACGAAAGAAACTCATTACATCATTGATGAGAAATTCATTGCGGAAATGGCAAAAGATTTCTATTTCATCAATACGGCAAGAGGAAAAAATGTAAAAACGAACGATTTAGTAAAAGCCTTAAAATCCGGTAAAGTTAAAGGAGCCGCGCTGGATGTTCTGGAGTTTGAAAAAGCATCTTTCGAAAATCTGGATACTGAAAACGACGATTTACAGTTTCTGCTCCAATCCGAAAAAGTAATTGTGACGCCGCATATTGCAGGTTGGACGGTTCAAAGCAAACAAAAACTGGCACAGGTTATTGTAGATAAGATTTTGGCTCAGTTTTCCGGGCATTAA
- a CDS encoding serine hydrolase domain-containing protein: MKLSKSFLFLLLITLVLLSCKKESSEEAQIKTTLPNYGNVDLDDVFTRKDNKLENKDSITAVLHRYYKNVWEKGDLWGGFIVAKGDEILYENYRGFAQDKQQEPINDTVALHVASVSKTLTAMATLKLVEAGKIKLEDPLTKYFPKFPYPKVTVFTLLSQRSGLPKYEHFVDKIKPAPAELSKKFLTNQDILNMLIQYQPELARNTDTGFMYCNTNYALLALLIEKVTGKTFPEAMKQMVFRPLKMKNSYIFQEKDTLTAAKSFYQRGPKVYPYDQLDLIYGDKNVYTTPRDLLNFSKALYSKEFLRADLKEKIFEPYSNERPGINNYGLGFRMKIFNNNEKLTYHNGWWHGTNSVFAHLLKSKVTIIAIGNKYSTRVYSALALSGLFENLPYEKEKIKKMLNETDTLKQNQANDSYSE, translated from the coding sequence ATGAAACTTTCCAAATCCTTCCTTTTCCTTCTTTTAATTACACTGGTTTTACTCTCCTGTAAAAAAGAAAGTTCTGAAGAAGCGCAAATCAAAACAACTTTACCCAATTACGGAAATGTCGATTTAGACGATGTTTTTACCCGCAAAGACAATAAGCTGGAGAACAAAGATTCCATTACTGCTGTACTACACCGTTACTATAAAAACGTTTGGGAAAAAGGAGATTTGTGGGGCGGATTTATCGTTGCCAAAGGTGACGAAATTCTGTACGAAAATTACCGCGGTTTTGCTCAGGACAAACAGCAGGAACCTATTAACGATACCGTTGCCCTACATGTTGCCTCGGTTTCGAAAACGCTTACCGCAATGGCAACGTTGAAATTAGTAGAAGCCGGTAAAATTAAACTGGAGGATCCTTTAACCAAATATTTCCCAAAATTTCCTTATCCGAAAGTGACGGTCTTCACGCTTTTAAGTCAAAGAAGTGGTTTACCGAAATACGAGCACTTCGTTGATAAAATAAAACCGGCACCGGCAGAACTTTCAAAAAAATTCCTGACCAATCAGGATATTTTAAATATGCTGATTCAATACCAGCCGGAACTTGCCCGGAATACAGACACGGGTTTTATGTATTGCAATACCAATTACGCTCTCTTGGCTTTGCTCATCGAAAAGGTGACCGGAAAAACATTCCCCGAGGCGATGAAACAAATGGTATTTCGTCCTTTAAAAATGAAAAACTCATATATCTTTCAGGAAAAAGATACATTAACCGCTGCGAAATCTTTTTATCAAAGAGGTCCAAAAGTTTATCCATACGATCAACTTGATTTGATTTATGGTGACAAAAATGTCTACACAACACCACGAGATTTGTTGAATTTTTCAAAAGCCCTTTATTCAAAAGAATTCCTGCGCGCCGATTTAAAAGAAAAAATTTTCGAACCTTACAGCAACGAACGTCCAGGAATCAATAATTACGGCTTAGGTTTCCGGATGAAAATATTTAATAATAATGAAAAACTCACCTATCACAACGGCTGGTGGCACGGAACCAATTCTGTATTTGCCCATTTATTAAAATCCAAAGTGACCATTATCGCAATCGGCAACAAATATTCTACGCGGGTTTATTCGGCATTGGCGCTGTCGGGGTTGTTTGAAAACCTGCCTTATGAAAAGGAAAAAATCAAGAAAATGCTGAATGAAACCGATACGCTGAAACAGAATCAAGCGAATGACAGCTACAGTGAATAA